In Mus musculus strain C57BL/6J chromosome 15, GRCm38.p6 C57BL/6J, the genomic stretch CTCACCTATTCAGCAGACATTTAGTATGTGCATCTTCCCAATATGCTGACTGTCTCTCTGGTACATCTTGGAGTCCAGGACTCTTGTCAGGTTGAATAGCTGAGAGAGCATTACTGAGCATATTTCAACACAAGTGGCTCTTGGTTCACCTTTGgttttcagtgtatgtgtgtgtgtgtgtgtgtgtgtgtgtgtgtgtgtgtgtgactgggcaGTAATGTCCTTGCTCTGTCCTAGAAGTCAACAGCTGTGTGGAAGTAAAGGCATTGGAGAGGAGGGGTCTGGTCTAGGAAGCACATGCCCTAGCTCTCATGTATTAGCTTTTGTTTCTCAGCTCAGGGGCTGGAGTGCTACAATTGTATTGGGGTCCCACCTGAGACTTCCTGCAACACAACTACCTGCCCCTTCTCTGATGGATTTTGCGTTGCTCTGGAGATAGAAGTTATTGTGGGTAAGTTCCCTGTTACCTATACAAAGATGGCTGAGGGTGGCTTCTGAGAAATTGTCATGTCTGGACACTGGTTGTGGACCACGTTTCCCTTCCCTCCAAGTAGAGCTTCTCTGATGTTGGAGTGGGACTTCTGCAAAGTGGGGGCTGTTGGGGTCCAGGGATGTGCTGGGATATAGATCATAAAGCAGGGCTGCCCACTGGCATGCATAGTGTTCATCATCTCCTTATGTCGCCAGTGCAGTCATGTGATGCTCCTGCCTGTACTTTATGTCTAAGGCCTTACTGGCTcactgagaggccaggagagctGGAAGCATCTGTGAGCCTTTGCATATAAAGAAGGAATCTGGAGCATAGGCTAAAGGAATGACTTAGggatgttgatattaagagacCTTAGGACATATCAGATCCTCCAAAGTGCTAGATTCCAGGCATATGCTCGGATAGACAAGACAGGAGAATCCTTGCCCTGCTATCCAGTTTCCTTTTCTGACCacagcctgcctgtctcctggaGTAGGTCTCCTAGATATAACTGCCTGGGGAAATGCAAGGGTCTGAGAGGCTGCTTGCCTATTCTGCTGTGCCACTGGGCAATCTTACACtattctgtgtctctctctgtgtgtctataaaTGTGGGTGCACATGTTTGAATGTATGTAATGTAATGTGTTCAAAGCTCAGATGACATCTTTAAGCCCTGTTCTTCAAGCACTGTTTACTGTTTTATGCAAATTAGTCTTGATTCTCCTGGTACTGGAATTTTGTATGGTTGTAAACATCATGTGTGGTCTGGGACCAAACCCTGGgcttctgtaagagcaacaagtgctggtaactgctgagccatgtctccagtccctacaaccttgttttttgagacaatatctTTCATTGGGACCCATGATTTGCCAAGCATGCTGGAGGTCGAGAAGAGGGAGGTAGCAGAGAGTTCCCAGGACCTCCTGATTCCCCACCCCTCCAGCACAGAGATCATGACCAGCACTCCCATGCTTGGCTGACTGGTTACATGGTTGcaggggattgaacttgggtctctaGGCTTCTATGTgtcaagcacttcactgactgagctgcTTCCCCAGCACATTGCCACCTGTGTACAAGGACacctgtgtacacatgtgtggtgGTCATGCACTGGGGAGGTTCAGTGTATGGGGCCCAGAAGTTGACAGGTATCTTCTGTGACAACTATTTTATTTACTGAGGAAGATCTCACACTGAACCCCAAGCTTACAGGTTGAGGTGGTCTAGCCTGTGAGCTTACTTTGGGGATCTCCATCTTTGTGTCCTGAGCACAGAGATACAATTAGGCCTCCATGCCTGCCCATCTTTTGATGTGCTCTACCTGATGGAAACTGGGGACTCATGCTTGTGCACACAAACACTTTATCCACCAAGCCTCCTTACCAGCCcagggttttgattttttttgttgttgtttgttatttgagacacggtctcattTGAGCCTCATGTAGCTCAGTTTGGGATTGAACTCATAAAAATGCTCcttcctcagtcttccaagtTCTGGGGTGAGAAATCTTAGCTACCATATCTGGCTTCACCATACCTTAGAGACAAGTCTGGGCCATCCAGGTCAGGTGGCATGTGACCCAGACATTGGGATGTTCTGTTGTTCCTGCATAAGAAGTGAATCACTCCCTGATATCTTGCAGACTCTCACAGAAGCAAAGTCAAGAGCAATCTCTGCCTTCCCATCTGCCCCACTACTCTGGACAATACTGAGATCACTGGTAATGCTGTCAACGTGAAGACTTACTGTTGCAAGGAAGACCTCTGCAATGCAGCAGTTCCCACTGGAGGCAGCTCCTGGACCATGGCAGGGGTGCTTCTGTTCAGCCTGGTTTCAGTC encodes the following:
- the Ly6g gene encoding lymphocyte antigen 6G precursor, which gives rise to MDTCHIAKSCVLILLVVLLCAERAQGLECYNCIGVPPETSCNTTTCPFSDGFCVALEIEVIVDSHRSKVKSNLCLPICPTTLDNTEITGNAVNVKTYCCKEDLCNAAVPTGGSSWTMAGVLLFSLVSVLLQTFL